One window of the Thermococcus sp. P6 genome contains the following:
- a CDS encoding translation initiation factor IF-2 subunit beta, giving the protein MEVRKVSEKEVDFYDFEGLLEKAYGELPENVRHHDSRFEVPAAVVTIAGSRTIIENFVDVAEAMNRDPNHLLKFILREVGTAGALEGRRAILQGRFTPYLIGNKMKRYLKEYVICPVCGSPDTKIIKRGRFHFLKCEACGAETPIQHL; this is encoded by the coding sequence ATGGAGGTGAGGAAAGTGAGCGAGAAGGAGGTTGACTTTTACGATTTCGAGGGTCTGCTTGAGAAGGCTTACGGGGAGCTCCCGGAGAACGTCAGGCATCACGATTCCCGTTTCGAGGTCCCGGCGGCGGTCGTTACGATAGCCGGAAGCAGGACGATAATCGAGAACTTCGTCGATGTGGCGGAGGCTATGAACAGGGACCCCAACCACCTGCTCAAGTTCATACTGCGCGAGGTCGGCACGGCCGGCGCCCTCGAGGGAAGACGTGCGATCCTTCAGGGACGCTTTACGCCCTACCTTATAGGCAACAAGATGAAGAGGTACCTCAAGGAGTACGTCATCTGCCCGGTCTGCGGAAGCCCGGATACAAAGATCATCAAGCGCGGGCGCTTCCACTTCCTGAAGTGCGAGGCCTGTGGTGCCGAAACGCCGATCCAGCACCTCTGA
- a CDS encoding homoserine dehydrogenase — translation MREVRLSIFGFGNVGRALAGVLLEKEPFFRERYGLDFRVVSVADTSGLVWLPEGIDLREALLVKENFGKLSAWTNDYEVYSLRPEEAVREIEADLVVDVTGDMRAHVWHLEALKEGKGVVTSNKPPLAFHYSELVGEAERRELPYLFEATVMAGTPVIALLRENLLGDTVEGIEAVLNATTTFILSRMEEGMTFEEALRKAQEMGIAERDPTADVLGMDAGYKATILHCVAFHPLTFGEASVRGITGVTPEEIERARGRGNTVRLVASIREGSVTVEPKEVSGESPLAVKSYENVAIIKTDLLGELVIKGSGAGLKETASGGVGDIVKASLQLPKG, via the coding sequence TTGAGGGAGGTGAGGCTCTCAATTTTTGGTTTTGGTAACGTCGGCAGGGCTCTGGCGGGGGTTCTGCTCGAAAAGGAACCCTTCTTCCGGGAGAGGTACGGGCTGGATTTCAGGGTCGTGAGCGTGGCCGATACGAGCGGTCTCGTGTGGCTTCCGGAGGGAATAGACCTCAGAGAAGCCCTCCTCGTCAAGGAGAACTTCGGAAAGCTCTCGGCCTGGACGAACGATTACGAGGTCTACAGTCTCAGGCCGGAGGAAGCTGTGAGGGAGATCGAGGCCGATCTCGTGGTGGACGTCACCGGAGACATGAGAGCTCATGTGTGGCACCTTGAAGCCCTGAAGGAAGGGAAGGGGGTCGTTACGAGCAACAAGCCACCTCTGGCGTTCCACTACTCCGAGCTGGTTGGGGAAGCGGAGAGAAGGGAACTGCCCTACCTCTTTGAGGCCACCGTGATGGCCGGAACACCGGTTATAGCCCTTCTCCGTGAGAACCTCCTCGGGGATACAGTGGAGGGAATCGAGGCCGTTTTAAACGCCACGACGACCTTCATACTGAGCCGGATGGAGGAGGGGATGACCTTCGAGGAAGCCCTGAGGAAGGCTCAGGAGATGGGCATAGCAGAACGCGATCCCACCGCGGACGTTCTCGGGATGGACGCGGGCTACAAAGCCACCATCCTCCACTGCGTGGCCTTCCATCCCCTTACCTTCGGGGAAGCCAGCGTTCGCGGTATAACGGGTGTAACGCCGGAAGAGATCGAGCGTGCCCGGGGAAGGGGGAACACCGTGAGGCTCGTGGCGAGCATCAGGGAAGGCAGCGTAACCGTGGAGCCGAAGGAGGTTTCCGGCGAAAGCCCGCTGGCGGTGAAGAGCTACGAGAACGTGGCGATAATAAAGACGGACCTTCTCGGAGAGCTCGTGATAAAGGGCTCGGGCGCGGGATTGAAGGAAACGGCCAGCGGTGGGGTGGGTGACATCGTAAAGGCCTCCCTTCAGCTGCCGAAAGGGTGA
- a CDS encoding ASCH domain-containing protein, whose protein sequence is MEHVIAIHQVYAELIFRGLKTVELRKTRTFDEGDTVFLYIARGNGRELVNTFEKLGLHREQVLTGRGTIAGGFEVGEVMRADVETLWEVSGEESGLTIVHGEGGKRWLEGYLKDHGYAFTIERPFLFKKPLSREEIRERYGVNVEGIIHISGRTRKPWVRALLEDLLLRERVYL, encoded by the coding sequence ATGGAGCACGTTATAGCGATCCATCAGGTCTACGCGGAGCTGATATTCCGGGGGCTTAAAACCGTGGAGCTGAGGAAGACCAGAACGTTCGATGAGGGTGACACGGTCTTCCTTTACATCGCCCGGGGAAACGGAAGGGAACTGGTGAACACCTTTGAAAAGCTCGGCCTGCACAGGGAGCAGGTTCTAACCGGGAGGGGAACCATAGCCGGGGGCTTCGAGGTTGGGGAGGTAATGAGGGCGGACGTTGAGACCCTCTGGGAAGTGAGCGGGGAGGAAAGCGGTTTGACAATCGTCCACGGAGAGGGGGGAAAGCGCTGGCTTGAGGGATACCTGAAGGACCACGGCTACGCCTTCACCATAGAGAGGCCCTTCCTTTTCAAAAAGCCCCTGAGCAGGGAAGAAATCAGGGAACGCTACGGGGTTAACGTGGAGGGAATAATCCACATCTCGGGCAGGACGAGGAAGCCCTGGGTAAGGGCCCTGCTCGAGGACCTCCTCCTCAGGGAAAGGGTTTACCTCTGA
- a CDS encoding LAGLIDADG family homing endonuclease — protein sequence MEREEMIERFARFLREYVSDDGDEVYLNRLRDLLTLTPKRSLTIDWTHLNSFDPELAGELLKNPEESILAAEDAIQIILREPPLLREEEFKVHARFYNLPRTLLVKELGSEHINRFVQVEGIITRVSEVKPFVERAVFVCRDCGNEMVRLQRPYENIVRPTKCDSCGSRNIILDVEKSGFLNFQSFRLQDRPESLKGGQMPRFVDAILLDDLVDTALPGDRVLVTGILRVILEQKDKRPIFRKVLEVNHIEQISKEIEELEISPEDEQKIRELSRRKDIVDAIVDSIAPAIWGHKTVKKGIALALFGGVQRVLPDGTRLRGESHVLLVGDPGVAKCVDHDTRVLLADGSLRKIGEIVEEAVERARRRGNLGKVDDGFYAPLDLELYALDARTLKVRKVRADLAWKRTAPERMYLIRTLSGREIRVTPTHPFFTLEGGSFKTRKARELKVGDFIAVPGTLPVEGKSGRYSSTPSAPLKGEELPPELFVAGREELREFLRGYFEERGSLREGSIVVEDGVETLKGIMHLLLRFGVKSRIREIKTGGKTSYRLSISGEDAILFMERIGFRRLSRAEVLERLPPAPGNELEDLIPGVEELLEKVGVKGKAPGKRELKRIVERLGEKKTPELGFLKLLAESDIFWDRVVEKEEYEPERPWVYDLQIPEHHNFIANDVFVHNSQILRYVANLAPRAIYTSGKSSSAAGLTAAAVRDEFTGSWVLEAGVLVLADGGFALIDEFDKMSERDRSAIHEALEQQTISISKAGITATLNARTTVIAAANPKYGRFNRHKSLPEQLELPPTLLSRFDLIFLLLDEPDEKVDSSIAEHILRVRRGESEVVTPKIPYDLLKKYIAYARKNIHPVMSREAMEELKRYYVRMRKGFRTSGDEEGVQPIPITARQLEALIRLSEAHARMRLSETVEREDARAAIGIIEEMIGKIAVDEEGTLDVSILEVGKSSRKINRIERIIDIIKKLESEGEFGAPEDEVIEAAKQAGIGSESEIKKLLSDLRRDARIYEPRAGFYRVL from the coding sequence ATGGAAAGGGAGGAGATGATAGAGCGTTTCGCCCGCTTTCTGAGGGAATACGTTAGCGACGACGGGGACGAGGTTTACCTTAACAGGCTCAGGGACCTGCTCACCCTGACTCCGAAGCGCTCCCTGACGATTGACTGGACGCACCTCAACTCCTTCGATCCGGAGCTGGCCGGGGAGCTCCTTAAGAACCCCGAGGAGAGCATACTCGCGGCCGAGGATGCGATCCAGATAATCCTCCGCGAACCACCCCTCCTGAGGGAGGAGGAGTTCAAGGTTCACGCAAGGTTCTACAACCTTCCCCGGACTCTCCTCGTGAAGGAACTGGGGAGCGAGCACATAAACAGGTTCGTTCAGGTTGAGGGCATAATCACCCGCGTGAGCGAGGTGAAGCCCTTCGTCGAGAGGGCCGTCTTCGTATGCAGGGACTGCGGTAACGAGATGGTGAGACTCCAGAGGCCCTACGAGAACATAGTTCGGCCGACCAAATGCGATTCCTGCGGTTCGAGGAACATAATCCTCGACGTCGAGAAGAGCGGGTTCCTAAACTTTCAGAGCTTCCGCCTTCAGGACAGGCCGGAGAGCCTCAAAGGGGGCCAGATGCCACGTTTTGTCGATGCGATACTCCTCGATGACCTCGTTGACACGGCCCTTCCGGGAGACAGGGTTCTGGTCACCGGGATCCTCAGGGTCATCCTCGAGCAGAAGGACAAGAGGCCCATCTTCCGGAAGGTTCTGGAGGTAAACCACATAGAACAGATCAGCAAGGAGATAGAGGAGCTCGAGATATCACCGGAGGACGAGCAGAAGATCCGGGAGCTTTCCCGGAGAAAGGACATAGTGGATGCCATAGTGGATTCCATAGCCCCGGCCATCTGGGGCCATAAGACCGTCAAGAAGGGCATCGCTCTGGCGCTCTTCGGCGGCGTCCAGAGGGTCCTGCCGGATGGCACGAGGCTGAGGGGCGAGAGCCACGTCCTGCTCGTCGGGGACCCCGGCGTTGCCAAGTGCGTTGACCATGACACAAGGGTCCTCCTCGCGGATGGAAGCCTGAGAAAGATCGGTGAAATTGTCGAGGAAGCGGTTGAGAGGGCGAGGAGAAGGGGGAACCTCGGGAAGGTCGATGACGGCTTCTACGCACCCCTTGACCTCGAGCTTTACGCCCTCGACGCCCGGACGCTGAAGGTCAGGAAGGTCAGGGCGGATCTGGCGTGGAAGAGGACGGCCCCGGAGAGGATGTACCTGATAAGAACCCTGAGCGGGAGGGAGATCAGGGTAACGCCGACCCATCCCTTCTTCACGCTTGAAGGGGGCAGCTTCAAGACGAGAAAGGCCCGGGAACTGAAGGTGGGGGACTTCATAGCCGTGCCCGGAACCCTGCCGGTAGAGGGTAAATCCGGAAGGTACTCCAGCACACCTTCCGCGCCGCTTAAAGGGGAGGAGCTTCCCCCGGAGCTCTTCGTCGCCGGAAGGGAGGAACTGAGGGAGTTCCTGAGGGGCTACTTCGAGGAAAGGGGAAGCCTGAGGGAAGGAAGTATCGTGGTGGAAGACGGTGTAGAAACCCTCAAAGGAATAATGCACCTGCTCCTGCGCTTCGGCGTGAAGTCCCGGATCCGGGAGATTAAAACCGGCGGAAAAACCTCCTACCGGCTTTCCATATCCGGAGAGGATGCGATCCTGTTCATGGAGAGGATAGGGTTCCGCAGGCTTTCCAGAGCCGAAGTCCTCGAAAGACTACCTCCGGCTCCAGGGAACGAGCTGGAGGACCTCATCCCGGGGGTTGAAGAACTCCTCGAGAAGGTGGGGGTAAAAGGGAAGGCACCGGGCAAAAGGGAACTCAAAAGGATCGTGGAAAGGCTTGGAGAAAAGAAAACCCCCGAACTTGGATTCCTCAAACTCCTCGCTGAATCGGACATCTTCTGGGATAGGGTTGTGGAGAAGGAGGAATACGAACCGGAACGCCCGTGGGTTTACGACCTGCAGATTCCGGAGCACCACAACTTCATAGCCAACGACGTGTTCGTTCACAACAGCCAGATCCTCCGTTACGTGGCCAACCTGGCACCAAGGGCGATTTACACGAGCGGCAAGAGCAGTTCGGCCGCCGGTTTGACCGCGGCAGCCGTCAGGGACGAGTTTACAGGCTCGTGGGTGCTGGAGGCGGGGGTTCTGGTTCTCGCTGACGGCGGCTTCGCCCTCATAGACGAGTTCGACAAGATGAGCGAGAGGGACAGGAGTGCTATACACGAGGCTCTGGAGCAGCAGACGATAAGCATCTCCAAGGCCGGCATAACTGCAACGCTCAACGCAAGGACAACCGTCATAGCGGCGGCGAATCCAAAATACGGACGTTTTAACCGCCATAAATCCCTCCCGGAGCAGCTTGAACTGCCTCCAACGTTGCTCAGCCGTTTCGACCTCATCTTCCTCCTCCTCGACGAGCCCGATGAAAAGGTCGATTCGAGCATAGCCGAGCACATCCTCAGGGTGAGGCGGGGAGAGAGCGAGGTGGTGACGCCGAAGATACCCTACGACCTGCTCAAGAAGTACATCGCCTACGCGAGGAAGAACATCCACCCGGTTATGAGCAGGGAAGCGATGGAAGAGCTGAAGAGGTACTACGTCAGGATGAGGAAGGGCTTCAGGACATCCGGGGATGAGGAAGGGGTTCAGCCGATCCCCATAACGGCGAGACAGCTCGAGGCCCTGATAAGGCTCAGCGAGGCGCACGCGAGGATGAGGCTGAGCGAAACCGTGGAGAGAGAAGATGCCAGGGCCGCCATAGGAATAATCGAGGAGATGATAGGGAAGATAGCCGTTGACGAGGAGGGAACGCTTGACGTCTCCATACTCGAGGTGGGGAAGAGCTCCAGAAAGATAAACAGGATAGAGCGTATCATCGACATCATAAAGAAACTCGAGAGCGAGGGCGAGTTCGGGGCCCCCGAGGATGAGGTGATAGAGGCGGCCAAGCAGGCCGGCATCGGCTCGGAGAGCGAGATAAAGAAGCTCCTGAGCGACCTCAGGCGTGATGCCCGGATATACGAGCCGAGGGCCGGGTTCTACAGGGTGCTCTGA
- a CDS encoding sodium ion-translocating decarboxylase subunit beta produces the protein MTGMEQAIMDFLNNLGLLHLTVGNLIMILVGLTLVYLAIRYEMEPLLLLPIGISAVLVNLPLGHLVNWPVAPQLPPGMEDNVFATLGYLNQHYGPPGLFDIIYYLLIKTEIVPLLIFFGLGAMTDFGPMIADPKTALLGAAAQIGVFVALLTAVLLGFTLPQSASIGIIGGADGPTTIYLTTKLAPEILGATAVAAYSYMSLVPLIQPPIIKALTTKEERKIRMEQLRPVSRREKILFPIVSMTVIALLVPTAAPLIGMLMIGNLFRESGVVERLSKAAQEELMNIVTIFLGLGVGSTMRADSFLTAQTIEILGLGIVAFASATAGGVLLGKVMMKLSGGKINPMIGAAGVSAVPMSARVVQRMASKEDPGNFILMHAMGPNVAGVIGTAVAAGVLLAVLG, from the coding sequence ATGACTGGAATGGAGCAGGCGATAATGGACTTCCTCAACAACTTGGGACTGCTGCACCTCACGGTCGGCAACCTTATAATGATACTCGTGGGTCTGACGCTGGTCTACCTGGCCATCAGGTACGAGATGGAGCCCCTCCTGCTGCTCCCGATAGGCATCAGCGCGGTTCTCGTTAACCTGCCTCTGGGCCACCTCGTCAACTGGCCCGTGGCACCCCAGCTCCCCCCCGGAATGGAGGACAACGTATTCGCAACCCTGGGTTATTTGAACCAGCATTACGGCCCGCCGGGGCTCTTCGACATAATCTACTACCTCCTGATAAAGACCGAGATAGTGCCGCTGTTGATATTCTTCGGTCTCGGAGCGATGACGGACTTCGGGCCGATGATAGCCGATCCAAAAACGGCACTCCTCGGTGCGGCAGCACAGATAGGCGTTTTCGTGGCCCTGCTGACGGCGGTTCTTCTGGGTTTCACCCTGCCGCAATCAGCTTCGATAGGAATCATAGGCGGTGCGGACGGACCGACGACGATATACCTAACCACCAAGCTCGCCCCCGAGATCCTCGGGGCAACCGCTGTGGCAGCTTACTCTTACATGAGCCTCGTCCCGTTGATCCAGCCCCCCATTATAAAAGCCCTCACAACGAAAGAGGAAAGGAAAATAAGAATGGAACAGCTCAGACCGGTTTCCCGGAGAGAGAAGATACTCTTCCCGATAGTCAGCATGACAGTCATAGCACTACTCGTTCCCACGGCAGCGCCCCTCATTGGAATGCTCATGATAGGCAACCTCTTCAGGGAGAGCGGTGTAGTTGAGCGTTTGAGCAAGGCGGCACAGGAGGAGCTCATGAACATCGTCACCATATTCCTCGGGCTCGGCGTGGGCTCGACGATGAGGGCGGACAGCTTCCTCACGGCTCAGACCATTGAGATCCTTGGGCTCGGGATAGTGGCGTTCGCCAGCGCCACCGCCGGTGGAGTGCTCCTCGGAAAGGTTATGATGAAGCTCTCCGGAGGAAAGATAAACCCGATGATCGGTGCCGCGGGAGTTTCGGCCGTTCCGATGTCGGCAAGGGTCGTCCAGAGGATGGCCAGCAAGGAAGACCCCGGGAACTTCATACTAATGCACGCCATGGGTCCGAACGTTGCCGGCGTCATAGGCACGGCCGTTGCGGCTGGAGTGCTTCTGGCCGTTCTCGGGTGA
- a CDS encoding acetyl-CoA carboxylase biotin carboxyl carrier protein subunit: protein MKVKVIVDGVEYEVEVEEIEAGRFRVAFDGKEYSVEAKDVGISLGAIGPAPASAPVTAPSPSPVRESLSVPEPVQAPSPAGEGVVTAPMPGKILRILVKEGESVKTGQGLLVLEAMKMENEIPAPRDGKIKRILVKEGDTVNTGQPLIEIG from the coding sequence ATGAAGGTTAAGGTCATCGTCGATGGCGTTGAATACGAGGTTGAGGTTGAGGAAATCGAAGCCGGAAGGTTCAGAGTGGCCTTTGATGGAAAGGAGTACAGCGTTGAGGCAAAGGACGTGGGGATCAGCCTTGGAGCCATCGGTCCTGCCCCCGCTTCTGCCCCAGTTACGGCTCCTTCTCCTTCTCCGGTTCGGGAGTCTCTTTCGGTTCCGGAGCCGGTTCAGGCTCCTTCCCCGGCGGGAGAGGGTGTTGTTACCGCTCCAATGCCGGGTAAGATACTGAGGATTCTGGTGAAGGAGGGGGAGAGTGTTAAGACTGGCCAGGGGTTGTTGGTCCTCGAGGCCATGAAAATGGAAAACGAGATTCCAGCGCCGAGGGACGGGAAGATTAAGAGAATCCTCGTGAAGGAAGGAGACACCGTAAACACCGGCCAACCACTAATAGAAATAGGGTGA
- a CDS encoding OadG family protein encodes MAEFIEGLDITVLGVTVVFIVLSVLALVLYFVGWLERRLVEREAPGPEEGEVEAKVEERASIPPKDLAVITAAILAYVSEKASQLRPLPFRRKVSDAWRLYGVQSAMKDVEDFNYELGEW; translated from the coding sequence ATGGCGGAGTTCATTGAGGGGCTGGACATAACCGTCCTCGGGGTGACGGTGGTCTTCATCGTCCTCAGCGTACTGGCACTCGTCCTTTACTTCGTTGGATGGCTGGAGAGACGGCTTGTAGAGAGGGAAGCGCCTGGACCTGAAGAAGGGGAGGTTGAGGCCAAGGTGGAGGAAAGGGCCTCCATACCCCCAAAGGACCTCGCGGTAATAACCGCCGCGATTCTCGCCTATGTCTCCGAGAAGGCCTCACAGCTCAGGCCCCTGCCCTTTAGGAGGAAGGTTTCAGACGCCTGGCGCCTCTACGGCGTCCAGTCTGCAATGAAGGACGTTGAGGACTTCAACTACGAACTTGGGGAGTGGTGA
- a CDS encoding metallophosphoesterase: MLIGIMSDTHDNLPAIRKAVNLFNGSNVELVLHAGDFVAPFVAKELRKLEAPLKGVFGNNDGERKGLYEALGIYDEILEVEADGMKIVVTHGTDERIVRALTRSNLYDVVVVGHTHRYEIREEGRTVLVNPGEVCGYVTGVRSVAFLDTRKREVRIVNLDTGELLGAMSL, encoded by the coding sequence ATGCTGATAGGGATAATGAGCGATACCCACGACAACCTGCCGGCCATAAGGAAGGCCGTCAACCTGTTCAACGGGAGCAACGTCGAGCTGGTACTCCACGCGGGCGACTTCGTGGCGCCCTTCGTTGCAAAAGAGCTTAGAAAGCTCGAGGCCCCGTTAAAGGGGGTCTTTGGCAACAACGACGGCGAAAGGAAGGGCCTCTACGAGGCGCTTGGAATATACGACGAGATACTCGAGGTGGAAGCGGACGGTATGAAGATCGTGGTAACCCATGGAACGGACGAGCGCATCGTCCGTGCACTGACGAGGAGCAACCTTTACGACGTCGTCGTGGTCGGCCATACCCACCGCTACGAGATACGCGAGGAGGGGCGCACGGTACTCGTTAACCCGGGGGAGGTCTGCGGTTACGTCACCGGCGTCAGGAGCGTGGCCTTCCTCGACACGAGGAAGAGGGAAGTGAGGATAGTCAACCTCGACACCGGGGAGCTCTTAGGGGCCATGAGCCTCTAA
- a CDS encoding CBS domain-containing protein, with amino-acid sequence MRVKTLMTADPVVIELPATRNYALSLFKKHRVRSFPVINRNTKTLVGIISIKRVLLHPDEEQLAMLIRREVPTVKPDDDLRKAVRAMLRMDYRRVVVVDDEGHVQGILTVGDIVRRYLAKNEKLRDVTIENYYQKYTGVVWQGTPIKAALRALLLCNAMAIPVIDDEGNLVGMVDETDLLKDSEVVRIMKQTTLSASSEEEWVLESNPTLLFEKAELRLPKKPVSEIMSREPIVATPHMSIYDVAQKMVQYRIEQLPVIRGDDELVGIVRDIDIIKVILEK; translated from the coding sequence GTGCGTGTGAAGACCCTGATGACAGCGGACCCGGTTGTCATAGAGCTCCCGGCAACGAGGAACTATGCCCTCAGCCTCTTCAAAAAGCACAGGGTGAGGTCGTTTCCGGTTATCAACAGAAACACCAAGACCCTCGTCGGGATCATAAGCATAAAACGTGTTCTGCTCCACCCGGACGAGGAGCAGCTTGCCATGCTGATAAGGAGGGAAGTGCCAACGGTCAAACCCGACGATGACCTCAGGAAGGCCGTCAGGGCCATGCTCAGGATGGATTACAGGCGCGTGGTGGTGGTCGATGATGAGGGGCACGTTCAGGGAATCTTAACCGTCGGGGACATCGTAAGGCGCTATCTGGCCAAGAACGAGAAGCTTAGGGATGTGACCATCGAGAACTACTACCAGAAGTACACGGGCGTCGTGTGGCAGGGAACGCCGATAAAAGCAGCCCTCAGGGCCCTCCTCCTGTGCAACGCCATGGCGATCCCTGTTATAGACGACGAGGGTAACCTCGTGGGAATGGTGGACGAGACGGACCTTCTCAAGGACAGCGAGGTCGTCAGGATTATGAAGCAGACCACCCTCTCGGCATCGAGCGAGGAAGAGTGGGTGCTGGAGAGTAACCCCACGCTCCTCTTTGAGAAGGCGGAACTCCGGCTGCCCAAAAAGCCCGTCTCCGAGATAATGAGCCGTGAGCCCATCGTGGCAACGCCCCACATGAGCATTTACGACGTCGCCCAGAAGATGGTCCAGTACCGTATCGAGCAGCTGCCGGTTATACGGGGAGACGACGAGCTGGTCGGAATAGTCAGGGACATCGACATAATAAAGGTAATCCTCGAAAAGTGA
- a CDS encoding carboxyl transferase domain-containing protein — protein sequence MTMEEKVNDLYERRKRVMGMGGEKAIEKQHAKGKLTARERIEKLLDPGSFVETGMFVKHRSTEFGMERRELPADGVITGYGTIDGRLVFVFAQDFTVMGGSLGEMHAMKIKRIMELAMEAGAPVIGLNDSGGARIQEGVDSLKGYGEIFKMNTLLSGVVPQITAIMGPCAGGAVYSPAIGDFILMVDNPASFMFITGPQVVKAVTGVEVTPIQLGGAMVHAQRSGQAHLIGKSDEEVLMLIRRLVGYLPSNNMEKPPRVKSNDPPFRKTPDLYSVVPDDPNKGYDVRNVIREIVDRDENGNPDFLEILPHFAPNAVVGFGRMNGRTVGIVANNPIHLAGVLDIDSSDKIARFVRTCDAFNIPIVTLVDVPGYLPGTQQEYGGIIRHGAKVLYAYSEATVPMVTVILRKAYGGAYLAMGSKHLGADFVFAWPTAEIAVMGPEGAANIIFRKEIANAENPEEVRQKRIAEYRERFANPYVAASRGYIDDVIDPAETRAKVIMALEAMESKRVKLPPKKHGNVPL from the coding sequence ATGACAATGGAGGAAAAGGTCAACGACCTGTACGAGAGAAGGAAGAGGGTTATGGGTATGGGTGGCGAAAAGGCCATCGAGAAGCAGCACGCCAAGGGCAAGCTTACCGCAAGGGAGAGAATAGAAAAACTCCTCGATCCCGGAAGCTTCGTTGAGACGGGCATGTTCGTGAAACACCGCTCGACAGAGTTCGGAATGGAGAGGCGGGAGCTCCCGGCGGACGGCGTAATCACCGGCTACGGCACGATCGACGGGAGGCTCGTTTTCGTTTTCGCTCAGGATTTCACCGTCATGGGCGGTTCCCTTGGGGAAATGCACGCCATGAAGATCAAACGGATCATGGAGCTCGCCATGGAGGCCGGAGCCCCTGTTATAGGCCTCAACGACTCCGGAGGGGCGAGGATTCAGGAGGGCGTTGACTCCCTCAAGGGCTACGGTGAGATATTCAAGATGAACACACTGCTGAGCGGGGTGGTTCCACAGATAACGGCTATCATGGGCCCGTGTGCCGGTGGGGCCGTTTACAGCCCTGCGATAGGGGATTTCATCCTCATGGTGGATAACCCTGCCAGCTTCATGTTCATCACCGGTCCCCAGGTGGTCAAGGCCGTAACAGGGGTTGAGGTTACCCCGATACAGCTCGGCGGTGCCATGGTTCACGCCCAGCGTTCCGGACAGGCCCACCTTATCGGGAAGAGCGATGAGGAGGTCCTGATGCTCATAAGGAGGCTCGTGGGTTACCTTCCGTCCAACAACATGGAGAAGCCGCCGAGGGTTAAGAGCAACGACCCCCCCTTCAGGAAGACCCCGGACCTCTACTCGGTGGTACCCGACGACCCGAACAAGGGCTACGACGTGAGGAACGTAATCCGGGAGATCGTGGACAGGGACGAGAACGGAAACCCGGATTTCCTCGAGATACTGCCCCACTTCGCCCCCAACGCCGTCGTCGGGTTCGGAAGGATGAACGGCCGGACGGTGGGTATAGTGGCCAACAACCCGATACACCTTGCGGGTGTTCTGGACATAGACAGCTCCGACAAGATCGCCCGCTTCGTAAGAACCTGCGACGCCTTCAACATTCCGATAGTCACCCTCGTTGACGTTCCCGGCTACCTGCCCGGCACCCAGCAGGAATACGGCGGGATCATAAGGCACGGTGCGAAGGTCCTGTACGCCTACTCGGAAGCCACGGTCCCGATGGTTACCGTGATCCTCAGAAAAGCCTATGGAGGGGCCTATCTGGCGATGGGAAGCAAGCACCTCGGTGCGGACTTCGTCTTCGCCTGGCCGACGGCGGAGATAGCGGTTATGGGACCCGAGGGGGCCGCAAACATCATATTCAGGAAGGAGATAGCGAACGCCGAGAACCCCGAGGAGGTCCGCCAGAAGAGGATAGCCGAGTACCGCGAGCGCTTCGCCAACCCGTACGTTGCCGCCTCGCGCGGTTACATAGATGACGTTATCGACCCGGCCGAGACGAGGGCGAAGGTGATAATGGCACTCGAGGCAATGGAGAGCAAGCGCGTCAAACTGCCCCCGAAGAAACACGGCAACGTACCCCTGTGA
- a CDS encoding ZPR1 zinc finger domain-containing protein has protein sequence MEDEIQEIRLGDCPICGGKGTLKAFQHVHEIPYFGKVMESTIICEKCGYRNADVIPLEDRPPKLYSVRVEEERDLFTRVVRSKSGTIELEEIGVKIEPGPAAEGFVTNVEGLLERVRETLIMTSHFKEEEGEEKAVEKIEELLRYIEEVKKGRKPLTVRIMDPLGNSALVGEKVRSRLLTEEEIKKLSLGPYVIVDSEERDQR, from the coding sequence ATGGAAGACGAGATTCAGGAGATCCGGCTCGGGGACTGCCCGATCTGCGGTGGTAAAGGAACCCTCAAGGCCTTTCAGCACGTTCATGAGATACCCTACTTCGGAAAGGTTATGGAGAGCACGATAATCTGCGAGAAATGCGGTTACAGGAACGCCGATGTTATTCCCCTTGAGGACAGGCCACCGAAGCTCTACAGCGTTAGGGTTGAGGAGGAGAGGGACCTCTTCACGAGGGTCGTCAGGAGCAAGAGCGGAACCATCGAGCTGGAGGAGATAGGTGTTAAGATAGAGCCCGGGCCTGCTGCTGAGGGCTTCGTGACCAACGTTGAGGGCCTGCTTGAGCGCGTCAGGGAGACCCTGATAATGACCTCCCACTTCAAGGAAGAGGAGGGAGAGGAAAAAGCGGTGGAAAAGATTGAGGAGCTCCTCAGGTACATAGAAGAGGTCAAAAAAGGCAGAAAACCGCTCACCGTCAGGATAATGGATCCCCTCGGCAACAGTGCCCTGGTAGGGGAGAAGGTCAGGAGCAGGCTCCTCACGGAGGAGGAGATCAAAAAACTGAGCCTCGGCCCGTACGTTATCGTGGATTCCGAAGAAAGGGATCAGAGGTAA